In the Mytilus trossulus isolate FHL-02 chromosome 1, PNRI_Mtr1.1.1.hap1, whole genome shotgun sequence genome, one interval contains:
- the LOC134685138 gene encoding peroxisomal acyl-coenzyme A oxidase 1-like produces MATTTTDDSRKENNHDLTRERSNASFNINEITEIIDGGVEKTKFRKEMEKLLFDDPMFKDFYKTFFKTRSELYEESIARGVKLFSLRQKYKWTDEQFEVVEDLVNHLFGMSLHFTMFIPSLERLATETQKAKWLPLATNFKILGTYAQTEMGHGTYLQGLETTATYDPVTEEFILNTPHKSSMKWWPGSLGKSSTHAVVQAVLIINGKNYGMHPFMLQLRSLDNHMPLPGIEVGDIGPKMTLNYNDNGFLLLKNVRIPRQHMLMKHAQVSSDGKYTSSGPNKAIYATMVLVRVKMTKWVHDALRQAITTAIRYSAVRHQSKMDDSGPEPQIIDYQTQQYKLFPVLADTYALFFMSRNLRRQYNRMMEEIRNKGSYKMLAEIHSISCGLKGLSSKIGIDGASICRTACGGHGYLMVAGISEVLGLLHSVVTAEGEYTIVLLQTARYLMKQIARVSVGEVVTESCEYLNVDPQSFSCPLQTLADCFNLTFLCDIFRNRANSLIRSVASRLQIAIESGTPQHIAMNNNLQSLVRVAEAHCETIMVLDFTAAVTSLRTSPETIKVLTSLCQLHALHTIVKNAGDFMETESVGLEQMKMIREQELKLLEIIRPNAVALVDAFDLHDDSLGSLLGVYDGHVYERLYESTKYNPMNQKEVHPSYYKYLKPLMSGEMISKL; encoded by the exons ATGGCGACCACGACAACGGATGATTCCcgaaaagaaaacaatcatGATTTGACACGCGAAAGGAGCAATGCATCATTCAACATCAATGAAATAACAGAGATCATAGATGGAGGtgtagagaaaacaaaatttagaaaagaaatgG aaaaactgTTGTTTGATGATCCTATGTTCAAGGATTTTTACAAAACCTTCTTCAAAACCCGGTCAGAATTGTATGAAGAATCAATTGCCAGAGGAGTAAAATTATTTAGTCTAAGACAGAAGTACAAGTGGACTGATGAACAATTTGAGGTCGTAGAGGA TCTTGTGAACCATTTGTTTGGCATGAGTCTGCATTTTACGATGTTTATTCC ATCATTAGAAAGGCTAGCCACTGAAACACAAAAGGCAAAATGGTTACCACTtgcaacaaattttaaaattcttgGCACTTATGCACAGACAGAAATGGGACATG gTACATATCTTCAAGGTTTAGAGACTACAGCAACATATGATCCTGTGACAGAAGAATTTATACTTAATACACCACACAAATCTTCTATGAAATGGTGGCCAGGGTCAT tGGGGAAATCCTCAACTCATGCAGTAGTGCAAGCTGTATTGATCATTAACGGAAAGAATTATGGAATGCATCCATTTATGTTACAGCTAAGAAGTTTGGATAATCACATGCCTCTACCAg GTATAGAAGTTGGTGATATAGGACCAAAGATGACACTTAACTATAATGACAATGGATTTCTTCTGTTAAAAAATGTACGGATTCCAAGACAACACATGCTGATGAAACATGCTCAG GTATCAAGTGATGGAAAATATACCAGTTCAGGACCAAATAAAGCCATCTATGCAACAATGGTCTTGGTCAGAGTTAAAATGACAAAGTGGGTTCATGATGCTTTGAGACAAGCTATAACTACAGCTATTAGATACAGTGCTGTTAGACATCAGTCTAAAATGGATGATAG TGGACCAGAACCACAGATTATTGACTATCAAACTCAGCAGTATAAACTGTTTCCAGTGTTGGCTGATACATATGCTTTGTTCTTTATGTCAAGAAATTTACGAAGACAGTATAACAGAATGATGGAGGAAATTAGGAATAAAGGAAGTTATAAAATGTTAGCAGAG attcaTAGCATTTCGTGTGGTTTGAAGGGATTATCCTCTAAGATTGGTATAGATGGTGCTAGTATATGCCGTACAGCTTGTGGAGGGCATGGTTACCTTATGGTAGCAGGAATATCAGAAGTCTTAGGTTTACTTCATTCAGTTGTCACTGCTGAAGGAGAGTACACCATAGTATTATTACAAACAGCAAG GTATTTGATGAAACAGATCGCCAGAGTATCTGTAGGAGAGGTAGTGACAGAAAGTTGTGAGTACCTAAATGTTGACCCACAGTCTTTTAGTTGTCCACTACAGACACTGGCAGACTGCTTTAACCTAACATTCCTATGTGATATATTCAGGAATAGGGCTAACAG TTTAATCAGATCAGTGGCTAGCAGACTTCAGATTGCGATAGAATCGGGTACACCACAACATATAGCCATGAATAACAATTTACAATCATTAGTGCGAGTAGCTGAG GCACATTGTGAGACTATAATGGTGCTAGACTTTACAGCAGCAGTTACCTCTCTTAGAACCAGTCCAGAAACAATTAAAGTATTGACATCATTATGCCAGCTACATGCATTACATACAATTGTAAAAAATGCAGGAGATTTTATGGAG aCAGAATCTGTGGGACTAGAACAGATGAAAATGATAAGGGAACAGGAACTGAAACTTTTAGAAATAATCAG accAAATGCAGTCGCTTTAGTTGATGCCTTCGATCTTCACGATGATTCCTTAGGGAGTTTGCTTGGTGTATATGATGGACATGTATATGAACGATTGTATGAATCTACAAAATACAACCCCATGAATCAAAAAGAG gttCATCCTTCATACTATAAATACCTGAAACCACTTATGTCTGGAGAGATGATATCAAAACTTTGA